The following are encoded in a window of Arthrobacter woluwensis genomic DNA:
- the aroC gene encoding chorismate synthase, translated as MFRWLTAGESHGPALVGIVEGVPAGVELSSEDVRDALARRRLGYGRGARMKFEQDEVTIIGGVRHGLTQGGPVAIEVGNTEWPKWERVMSADPVDPEELANSARNAPLTRPRPGHADFTGMQKYGFPEARPVLERASARETATRVALGTVAAKFLRQLGVELISHTTAVGTVAVPEGTPLPAPSDLIALDADPLRCFDRETSDAMVAEVDAAHKEGETLGGVVEVLAYGLPPGLGSYVHWDRRLDARLASALMGIQAIKGVEVGDGFATAARRGSAAHDEMVKDENGEISRLSNRAGGIEGGMSIGTVLRVRAAMKPIATVPRALQTVDVTTGEAAKAHHQRSDVCAVPAAGVVAEAMVALVLAEAMLEKFGGDSVAETRRNLQNYLAAIPEELSSSGH; from the coding sequence ATGTTTCGTTGGTTAACCGCTGGTGAGTCTCATGGCCCCGCGCTTGTCGGGATCGTCGAAGGCGTCCCGGCAGGCGTCGAACTGTCGAGTGAGGACGTCCGTGACGCCCTCGCCCGGCGCCGTCTCGGCTATGGCCGCGGCGCCCGGATGAAGTTCGAGCAGGATGAGGTCACCATCATCGGTGGTGTCCGGCACGGCCTGACTCAGGGCGGCCCCGTGGCCATCGAGGTGGGCAACACCGAATGGCCCAAGTGGGAGCGCGTCATGTCCGCAGATCCCGTGGATCCGGAGGAGCTGGCGAACTCGGCCCGCAACGCTCCTCTGACGCGGCCGCGTCCGGGTCACGCCGACTTCACCGGCATGCAGAAGTACGGCTTCCCGGAGGCCCGCCCCGTCCTGGAGCGCGCCAGCGCCCGCGAGACGGCCACCCGCGTCGCCCTCGGCACCGTGGCCGCGAAGTTCCTCCGCCAGCTCGGCGTGGAGCTCATCAGCCACACCACCGCGGTGGGGACCGTCGCCGTGCCGGAGGGCACGCCGCTGCCCGCGCCGTCGGATCTGATCGCCCTCGACGCCGATCCGCTGCGCTGCTTCGACCGCGAGACCTCGGACGCCATGGTGGCCGAGGTGGATGCCGCTCACAAGGAGGGCGAGACCCTCGGCGGTGTCGTCGAGGTCCTCGCCTACGGGCTTCCCCCGGGACTCGGCAGCTACGTGCACTGGGACCGTCGCCTGGACGCCCGCCTGGCGTCCGCGCTCATGGGCATCCAGGCCATCAAGGGCGTGGAGGTCGGCGACGGCTTCGCCACGGCGGCCCGACGTGGCTCCGCTGCGCATGACGAGATGGTCAAGGACGAGAACGGCGAGATCTCCCGCCTGAGCAACCGCGCCGGCGGCATCGAAGGCGGCATGAGCATCGGGACCGTGCTGCGCGTCCGCGCCGCCATGAAGCCGATCGCCACCGTGCCCCGCGCCCTCCAGACCGTGGACGTCACGACGGGCGAAGCGGCGAAGGCCCACCACCAGCGCTCGGACGTCTGTGCCGTGCCCGCGGCCGGCGTCGTCGCCGAGGCCATGGTGGCCCTGGTCCTCGCCGAGGCCATGCTGGAGAAGTTCGGCGGCGACTCGGTGGCCGAGACCCGCCGCAACCTCCAGAACTACCTGGCAGCCATCCCGGAGGAGCTCAGCTCCTCCGGCCACTGA
- a CDS encoding shikimate dehydrogenase — MMRRAAVLGHPISHSKSPALHNAAYRVLGFDAEYTAVDVDEPELAAFMAGVRREPAWCGLSVTMPLKRAMVSEVDECVGAAAELGVLNTVVIETGVDGAIRLTGHNTDVTGIVNALRNAAGLPTLHGVPGDGVTLGRRAAILGAGGTSAAAITALSRLGHRDVVLFARDESRAAEAFGAADASGVRLSLLPYDSATGSLAEYDVVISTLPPRAADGLAAQLAAQGSAASSGDVPPVLLDVAYEPWPSALASAWSARGGTVVPGLEMLLYQAVEQVLLFTGNGPEKAPRVIDAMCDAVNAPRRG; from the coding sequence ATGATGCGCAGGGCCGCGGTCCTCGGGCATCCCATCTCCCACTCGAAGTCGCCCGCGCTGCACAACGCGGCGTACCGTGTGCTCGGATTCGATGCCGAATACACCGCGGTGGATGTGGACGAGCCGGAACTGGCCGCCTTCATGGCCGGAGTGCGCCGCGAGCCGGCCTGGTGCGGTCTGTCCGTCACCATGCCGCTCAAAAGGGCGATGGTCTCGGAAGTGGACGAGTGCGTGGGCGCGGCCGCCGAACTCGGGGTGCTGAACACCGTGGTCATCGAGACCGGCGTCGACGGCGCCATCCGTCTCACGGGCCACAACACGGATGTCACGGGCATCGTGAACGCCCTCCGGAACGCGGCGGGCCTGCCGACCCTCCACGGTGTGCCCGGCGACGGGGTCACCCTCGGACGCCGCGCGGCGATTCTGGGCGCCGGCGGGACCTCGGCGGCCGCGATCACGGCCCTGTCCCGTCTGGGCCACCGCGACGTGGTCCTCTTCGCACGGGACGAGAGCCGTGCGGCGGAGGCGTTCGGCGCCGCAGACGCGAGCGGGGTGCGGCTCAGTCTCCTGCCCTATGACTCGGCGACCGGCAGCCTGGCGGAGTACGACGTCGTGATCTCGACGCTGCCGCCGCGCGCCGCGGACGGCCTGGCGGCTCAGCTGGCGGCGCAGGGGAGTGCCGCATCGTCCGGTGACGTGCCGCCCGTGCTGCTGGACGTCGCCTACGAGCCGTGGCCCAGCGCCCTGGCGTCCGCGTGGTCCGCCCGGGGCGGGACGGTGGTGCCGGGCCTGGAGATGCTGCTCTACCAGGCGGTCGAACAAGTGCTTCTCTTTACCGGAAACGGGCCCGAGAAGGCCCCTCGCGTCATTGACGCGATGTGTGACGCAGTGAACGCACCCCGACGCGGGTGA
- the mltG gene encoding endolytic transglycosylase MltG, with translation MPSRADGPMAAEGMPLTRRELRARERLLAQREEQERAARAAAPFDQEQDELPRRRDSSPRQDGTPVDDQAAAERAAAEKAAAEQARAERIVSERVAAAERARTEKAEAERIAAERAAAEKVQAEKARLERAAEEKAQAERAAAEKAAAARIAAAKAQAEKAAEKAAAERAEAERAAAERARAEKVRAEKLQADKLQADKAAAERARAEKLQADKVEADKIQADKAATESALAAKAKAALSRDLPQESARATEPAADAESRAASSSTEGGHGRAEAAPGSRIAPVPATAHAQHFYPEPTHTRLHPLAHGHRPTGTPGGRAEAPADTVEASTAEDVESQHHGQHEAAAAHSFHFIHSSEPGHDEEAPVKTAFQEEVASPRKHRRVRGWVAVLLSFLLVAGGAFAAFQFIGPSLGWGRVTDYPGPGTGSVSVEVAQGSSVTQVANSLKEEGVVADAGTFIKAFGESGVTLSPGKYTFRKEMKSADAVSVFAASGNDKVSYVPLSAGLRLNESLDAIAKGTGLEIADLKKLADAPAQFGVSSKAKNLEGYLFPGEYRFALGSTAKQVLGQLVKATQDELKAQGVTDPDEQYRMLTIASIVQAEAGRADYPTVAGAVMNRLKHNAQTVGFIQSDATVTYGLGRKSYELTPAEKQDKSNPYNTYANPGLPVGPIGSPGKLAIDAAAHPKASDYLFWVTINLDTGETRFAKTLDEHNRNVALYQEWCSANAGRCQ, from the coding sequence ATGCCGTCCCGGGCTGACGGTCCTATGGCCGCGGAGGGCATGCCGCTGACCCGGCGGGAACTCCGCGCGCGGGAACGTCTCCTCGCCCAGCGCGAGGAACAGGAGCGTGCCGCGCGGGCCGCAGCTCCCTTTGACCAGGAGCAGGACGAGCTGCCGCGACGACGCGACTCCTCGCCGCGCCAGGACGGCACGCCCGTAGACGACCAGGCGGCCGCCGAGCGTGCGGCTGCCGAGAAGGCCGCCGCCGAACAGGCGCGGGCGGAGCGCATCGTGTCCGAGCGTGTCGCCGCCGCGGAGCGGGCCCGGACCGAAAAGGCCGAGGCCGAACGGATCGCCGCGGAGCGTGCGGCTGCCGAGAAGGTGCAGGCCGAGAAGGCGCGTCTCGAGCGCGCCGCGGAAGAGAAGGCCCAGGCTGAACGGGCCGCTGCCGAGAAGGCTGCCGCCGCGCGGATCGCTGCGGCGAAAGCCCAGGCGGAGAAGGCCGCTGAAAAGGCGGCTGCTGAACGAGCCGAAGCGGAGCGGGCAGCGGCCGAGCGGGCACGGGCGGAGAAGGTTCGCGCCGAGAAGCTCCAGGCGGACAAGCTCCAGGCCGACAAGGCTGCCGCGGAGAGGGCTCGCGCCGAGAAGCTCCAGGCCGACAAGGTTGAAGCCGACAAGATTCAGGCGGACAAGGCCGCCACCGAGAGCGCTCTGGCCGCGAAGGCGAAAGCCGCGCTCTCCCGCGACCTCCCGCAGGAGAGCGCCCGTGCCACCGAGCCGGCGGCCGACGCCGAGAGCCGGGCGGCGTCGTCGTCCACCGAGGGCGGCCACGGCCGCGCGGAGGCCGCCCCGGGTTCCCGGATCGCGCCCGTCCCCGCCACGGCGCACGCTCAGCATTTCTACCCGGAGCCGACGCACACCCGGCTCCACCCCTTGGCCCACGGGCACCGGCCCACCGGCACGCCGGGCGGTCGGGCGGAAGCGCCTGCGGACACGGTGGAGGCGTCCACCGCTGAGGACGTCGAGTCCCAGCACCACGGCCAGCACGAGGCCGCCGCGGCGCACAGTTTTCACTTCATCCACTCGTCCGAGCCCGGTCATGACGAGGAAGCGCCCGTCAAGACCGCGTTCCAGGAGGAGGTGGCGAGCCCCCGCAAGCACCGGCGCGTGCGTGGCTGGGTGGCCGTCCTCCTGTCCTTCCTGCTCGTGGCCGGCGGAGCATTCGCCGCGTTCCAGTTCATCGGGCCGAGCCTCGGCTGGGGCCGCGTGACCGACTACCCGGGCCCCGGAACGGGTTCCGTGTCCGTCGAGGTCGCGCAGGGTTCATCCGTCACCCAGGTGGCCAATTCCCTCAAGGAGGAGGGGGTCGTGGCCGACGCGGGGACGTTCATCAAGGCGTTCGGCGAGTCGGGCGTCACGCTGTCCCCGGGCAAGTACACCTTCCGCAAGGAGATGAAGTCAGCGGACGCCGTCAGCGTCTTCGCCGCGAGCGGCAACGACAAGGTGTCCTACGTCCCGCTGTCGGCGGGCCTGCGGCTCAATGAGTCCCTCGACGCGATCGCCAAGGGCACCGGCCTGGAGATCGCGGACCTGAAGAAGCTCGCCGATGCGCCGGCGCAGTTCGGCGTGTCCTCGAAGGCCAAGAACCTGGAAGGCTACCTGTTCCCCGGCGAGTACCGCTTCGCCCTGGGCAGCACCGCGAAGCAGGTTCTCGGACAGCTCGTCAAGGCCACGCAGGACGAGCTCAAGGCTCAGGGCGTGACCGATCCGGACGAGCAGTACCGCATGCTGACCATCGCCTCGATCGTCCAGGCCGAGGCCGGACGCGCCGACTACCCGACCGTGGCCGGGGCCGTGATGAACCGCCTGAAGCACAACGCGCAGACGGTCGGTTTCATCCAGTCGGACGCCACCGTGACCTATGGACTCGGCCGGAAGAGCTACGAGCTCACGCCGGCGGAGAAGCAGGACAAGAGCAACCCGTACAACACCTATGCGAACCCCGGACTTCCGGTGGGTCCCATCGGTTCCCCGGGCAAGCTGGCGATCGATGCGGCAGCCCATCCGAAGGCGTCCGATTACCTGTTCTGGGTCACGATCAACCTGGACACGGGGGAGACCCGCTTCGCCAAGACCCTGGACGAGCACAATCGCAATGTGGCGCTCTACCAGGAGTGGTGCAGCGCCAACGCAGGACGTTGCCAATGA
- the ruvX gene encoding Holliday junction resolvase RuvX — translation MEDHAQTSPADAPRGVRLGIDVGLVRVGVAVSDPDGILATPFKTLQRDSKKNSDITVIVRQIVERQVRWAFVGLPRTLRGGESQSTQMALDYAQILADRLQEASVECSVAMLDERLTTVTAHRTLREAGMDGREHRKVVDQVAAVNILQHALDMQKRQGPEVGTPVRAHSATREESDGGTRT, via the coding sequence ATGGAAGACCATGCACAGACGTCCCCGGCGGACGCTCCTCGGGGCGTCCGCCTGGGGATCGACGTCGGCCTGGTGAGGGTCGGGGTGGCCGTCAGCGATCCGGACGGGATCCTGGCCACCCCCTTCAAGACCTTGCAGCGTGACAGCAAGAAGAACTCGGACATCACGGTGATCGTCCGGCAGATCGTCGAGCGCCAGGTGCGCTGGGCCTTCGTCGGCCTGCCGCGCACGTTGCGCGGCGGGGAGAGCCAGTCCACGCAGATGGCGCTGGACTACGCTCAGATCCTCGCCGACCGGCTCCAGGAAGCCTCTGTGGAGTGTTCCGTGGCGATGCTCGACGAGCGTCTGACCACCGTCACGGCGCACCGGACGCTTCGCGAAGCTGGAATGGACGGCCGTGAACATCGTAAAGTGGTGGATCAGGTGGCGGCGGTGAACATCCTCCAGCATGCGCTTGACATGCAGAAACGCCAAGGACCTGAAGTGGGGACGCCGGTGCGCGCCCATTCCGCCACCCGCGAGGAAAGTGATGGAGGCACCCGTACGTGA
- the alaS gene encoding alanine--tRNA ligase produces the protein MKSQEITKRWVDFFVSKGHTAVPSASLVSNDPSLLFTVAGMVPFIPYLTAQETPPYSRATSVQKCIRTGDIEEVGKTARHGTFFQMCGNFSFGDYFKEDAIKFAYELLTSPVEDGGYGLPEEKLWVTVYEDDDEARDLWLEHTAIPAERIQRMGKSDNYWSTGQPGPAGPCSEIYYDRGPAYGIEGGPEADDNRYVEIWNLVFMQYQIDNVKSKVDFDIVGELPKKNIDTGLGMERLAMILQGVENMYETDQVRPVIDKASELSGKEYTSAESPEDPHHTDDVRMRVVADHVRSALMLIADGVTPSNEGRGYVLRRLIRRAVRSMRLLGVEQACLPELLPASRDAMKGVYPVVELEFDRISRIAYAEERAFLRTIASGTARLDEAVVQAKSQGASLSGEDAFALHDTYGFPIDLTLEMAEEAGVAVDEKQFRTLMQEQRQRAQADAKAKKGGHADVTVFRDILADGETVFTGYDELETESRVRALLSGGARTGHASTGDEIELVLAETPFYAEAGGQAADTGLITGDGFVVEVLDVQRPVKGLSVHKALVREGEISSDAIVRAAVDAERRHAGEQAHTATHLVHAALHQILGKEATQRGSFNKAGYLRFDFAWGEQLSGATKSEIEEVANLAIRNNFEVKTSVMGLEQAKALGAMALFGENYGSEVRVVEIDGAWSRELCGGTHVGSTSRIGSLNLLGEQSVGSGNRRVEAFVGMEAFRHFAAERALVTELSEMFKVPSGQLSERIGATLSKLKAAEKELDRLRKEQLAAQAATLLNSASDANGVRVIAHDAGTVGGADDLRSLVLDLRGRLGSAAATVAVAGVANGRPVVLVATNDEARSAGVKAGALVRTAAGILVGGGGGKDDIAQGGGTDAAKIPAALTAIVDAIRNR, from the coding sequence ATGAAGTCGCAGGAAATCACCAAGCGCTGGGTGGACTTTTTCGTCTCCAAGGGCCACACTGCGGTGCCGTCCGCCTCGTTGGTCTCGAACGACCCCAGCCTGCTCTTCACCGTGGCCGGCATGGTTCCCTTCATCCCGTACCTGACCGCGCAGGAGACCCCTCCGTACAGCCGCGCCACGAGCGTCCAGAAGTGCATCCGCACCGGTGACATCGAAGAGGTCGGCAAGACCGCACGCCACGGCACCTTCTTCCAGATGTGCGGCAACTTCTCTTTCGGCGACTACTTCAAGGAAGACGCCATCAAGTTCGCCTATGAGCTGCTGACCAGCCCGGTGGAGGACGGCGGCTACGGCCTGCCCGAGGAGAAGCTCTGGGTCACGGTCTACGAGGACGACGACGAGGCCCGCGACCTCTGGCTTGAGCACACCGCGATCCCGGCCGAGCGCATCCAGCGCATGGGCAAGAGCGACAACTACTGGTCCACCGGCCAGCCCGGCCCCGCCGGCCCCTGCTCGGAGATCTACTACGACCGCGGACCCGCGTACGGCATCGAGGGCGGCCCCGAGGCCGACGACAACCGCTATGTGGAGATCTGGAACCTGGTCTTCATGCAGTACCAGATCGACAATGTGAAGTCGAAGGTGGACTTCGACATCGTCGGCGAGCTGCCCAAGAAGAACATCGACACCGGCCTCGGCATGGAGCGTCTCGCCATGATCCTGCAGGGCGTGGAGAACATGTACGAGACGGACCAGGTCCGCCCCGTGATCGACAAGGCCTCCGAGCTCTCCGGCAAGGAGTACACCTCCGCCGAGAGCCCCGAGGACCCGCACCACACCGATGACGTCCGCATGCGCGTCGTGGCGGACCACGTCCGCTCCGCCCTCATGCTGATCGCCGACGGCGTCACCCCGTCCAACGAGGGCCGCGGTTACGTGCTGCGCCGCCTGATCCGCCGTGCGGTCCGCTCGATGCGCCTGCTGGGCGTCGAGCAGGCCTGCCTGCCGGAGCTCCTGCCCGCCTCCCGCGACGCCATGAAGGGCGTGTACCCGGTGGTCGAGCTCGAGTTCGACCGGATCTCCCGGATCGCCTACGCCGAGGAGCGGGCGTTCCTGCGCACCATCGCCTCCGGCACCGCTCGTCTCGACGAGGCCGTGGTCCAGGCGAAGTCCCAGGGCGCTTCGCTCTCCGGCGAGGACGCCTTCGCCCTGCACGACACGTACGGCTTCCCGATCGATCTGACGCTCGAGATGGCCGAGGAGGCCGGCGTCGCCGTCGACGAGAAGCAGTTCCGCACTCTCATGCAGGAGCAGCGTCAGCGCGCCCAGGCGGATGCCAAGGCCAAGAAGGGCGGCCACGCCGACGTCACGGTCTTCCGCGACATCCTGGCCGACGGCGAGACCGTGTTCACCGGCTACGACGAGCTGGAGACCGAGTCCCGCGTCCGCGCGCTGCTCAGCGGCGGCGCCCGCACGGGACACGCCTCCACGGGTGACGAGATCGAACTGGTTCTCGCGGAGACCCCCTTCTACGCGGAGGCCGGTGGCCAGGCCGCCGACACCGGTCTGATCACGGGCGACGGCTTCGTAGTCGAGGTGCTGGACGTCCAGCGCCCGGTCAAGGGGCTCTCCGTGCACAAGGCACTGGTCCGCGAGGGTGAGATCTCCTCGGACGCCATCGTGCGCGCCGCCGTGGACGCGGAGCGTCGTCATGCCGGCGAGCAGGCGCACACCGCCACGCACCTGGTCCACGCCGCTCTGCACCAGATCCTGGGCAAGGAAGCCACCCAGCGCGGCTCCTTCAACAAGGCCGGCTACCTCCGCTTCGACTTCGCCTGGGGTGAGCAGCTCTCCGGCGCCACCAAGAGCGAGATCGAGGAAGTGGCCAACCTCGCCATCCGGAACAACTTCGAGGTGAAGACCTCGGTGATGGGCCTGGAGCAGGCGAAGGCTCTCGGCGCCATGGCCCTCTTCGGCGAGAACTACGGCAGTGAAGTCCGTGTCGTGGAGATCGACGGCGCCTGGTCCCGTGAACTCTGCGGTGGCACCCACGTGGGCAGCACCTCGCGGATCGGCAGCCTGAACCTGCTGGGCGAGCAGTCCGTCGGCTCGGGCAACCGCCGGGTGGAGGCCTTCGTGGGTATGGAGGCATTCCGCCACTTCGCCGCCGAGCGCGCCCTGGTGACCGAGCTCAGCGAGATGTTCAAGGTCCCCTCCGGCCAGCTGTCCGAGCGCATCGGCGCGACGCTGAGCAAGCTCAAGGCCGCGGAGAAGGAACTCGACCGCCTGCGCAAGGAACAGCTCGCCGCTCAGGCCGCCACGCTGCTGAACAGCGCCAGCGATGCGAACGGCGTCCGCGTGATCGCGCACGACGCCGGCACGGTCGGCGGCGCGGACGACCTCCGCTCGCTCGTGCTGGACCTCCGCGGCCGCCTCGGCAGCGCAGCGGCCACGGTGGCCGTGGCCGGTGTGGCGAACGGCCGTCCCGTGGTCCTGGTCGCCACCAACGACGAAGCCCGGTCCGCGGGTGTCAAGGCCGGTGCGCTGGTCCGCACGGCCGCCGGGATCCTCGTCGGCGGTGGCGGCGGCAAGGACGACATCGCCCAGGGCGGTGGCACCGACGCCGCGAAGATCCCCGCCGCGCTGACCGCCATCGTCGACGCGATCCGCAACCGCTAG
- a CDS encoding DUF6167 family protein — translation MKRILWLGVGAALGVVVFRKLSEARDAVGPEGLNRAVGRLSDSIYHFADQVRDGMREREDELRAALALDDKRS, via the coding sequence ATGAAACGAATTCTCTGGCTGGGAGTCGGCGCCGCGCTGGGCGTGGTGGTCTTCCGTAAGCTCTCCGAAGCCCGCGACGCCGTCGGCCCGGAAGGCCTGAACCGTGCGGTCGGGCGTCTGAGCGACAGCATCTATCACTTCGCCGATCAGGTGCGGGACGGCATGCGCGAGCGTGAGGACGAACTCCGGGCGGCCCTCGCCCTGGACGACAAGCGGTCCTGA